DNA from Actinomycetota bacterium:
GTGGCGCCGAAGAAGTCGGAGCCGCCGCGCGGCTCGGTAAGCGCCTCCGCGCACACCTTCTCCCCCTTGATGGTGGGCACCAGGAAGCGCCGCTTCTGGTCCTCGCTCCCGAACTGGACGATGCACTCCCCCACGATGCTCACCAGGGAGTAGAGGCAGGTCAGTGGCACTCCCACCAGGGACATCTCGGAGATGGCTATGATCTCGTCTTCCCACTTCAGGCCCCGCCCCCCGTATTCCTCGGGGAAACGCAGGCCGAGGAGGTTCCTCCTTCCGGCCTCCTCCAGGAAAAACCTGGGAAAGGGCGCGATCATGGCATCCATGTCCAGGATGAGCTGGCGGGGGACCCAGCTCACCAGGTCACGCACCTCCTCCTGCAGCCTCCTCTGCCCCTCGCTCATGACGAAGTCGAACATCCTCATCCCTCCCGTGACGGTCTCCCTGCGGACCCGCGGTCCCGAACCTTCGCGCCCCGTGCAGCGCCCTTCTCACCCGCCTTCTTCCCCGCCTTCTTCACTGGTCTCCTTCCCGGCCCCTTTCCCGGCCCCTCACGCTTCCCGGCGACGGGACCGAATTCCCTTTCCTCCAGCTCGGCGATGACCTTCCCCGCCGCTTCCAGGAAAGCTTCCCTCCCGCCGTCTCCCCCTCCCTTCCGTTGCAGGATAGCGAGGAAGTCCCGGGCGAATTCCAGCATCTCGCCGCGTATCTCCAGGAGCTCCTCTATCCTCTCGTCTATCTCGCGGATATGCCGGAACCCGTATTCCAGGGTGCGCACGATCTGCTTCTCCTGGGTGGGGTCGGCGTCGTAGAGCGCGAGGATGTCGGCGAGCTCGGAAAGGGAATAGCCGAAGCGCCTGCCGCGCAGGATGAGCTTGAGGCGCGCCCGGTCCCGCTCGTCGTAGAGCCTCTGGCTCCTGGGGGAGTCGCGGTGGGGAGAGAGCAGCCCCACCTCCTCGTAATACCTGATGGCGCTGGGCGCGATGCCGAATTCTCCCGCCAGCTCCGAGATGGTCATCTTCCTGTCGCGTCCCATGGCCGTCCCGTCATGCCGCCCCGCATACTCCCCCACGGGCTCCCTCGCCTCGTGAGTCACCTACCCGCCGCCGTTTTCGCCGCGTATTCTCCCGCTTCCGCCGCGGCCTCTGCATCGGCGAGGGCCAGGTCCTGGTAGGCGTGGAAGAGGCGGCCGCAGAAATCGTCCCAGCGCGTGCAGACCTCCAGCGTCCTCTCGTTCATCTCGAAGAGGTGCGGTATGGAGAGGAGCTCCCTTATCTCCCGCGAGAACTCCCCCACCAGGGAGGGGTCAGCCCCCCGCAGCACGGAGGCCACGAACTCGTCCGCCGGGTACCATTCCGCCACCCGCTGGAAGTCCCGGTGCATCTGCGTGAGCAGCACGTTGCGGGGCCCCTCCCAGAGCTCGTTCACCAGCCCATCGCGCAGCATGCGGGGGAAAATGGAAAAGTCTTCCATGACGCCGTGGCCCCCGAAGAGGCTGATGCCCCTGCGGGCGAAGTCGTTGGTGTCCGCGGCAACGGTGATCTTCTGCAACATGACCAGCTGGCGCACCTCGAAGCGTCTCCTCTTCAGGTCCAGGGGTTCCCGGGTGGTGAGGCCGGGCGCGAGCCCGCCGGGTAGGGCGATGAAATCGCGGTACAGCCTGAAGCTGCCGGCGATGGTGCGCCGGGTGCACCTCTCGTACTCGGCGATCTGCGCGGCCACCATGGGGAAAAGGTGCAGGGGGAGTCCGAAAGCGGTGCGGAACTCGGCGTACTTCCTGCCCTCGCGCAGCCCCCGCGCCATGCCCGCCCCTCCCCCTATGCCCACCACCAGGCGGGAGATGGTGAGCACGATCCCCACCACGATGGCCACTCCCCTGTCCAGGGGCCCCACCGGGTAGGCGAGCGCCCCGTCGAAGGTGATCTCGGCGGTGGGCAGCTCCACCGTTCCCATCTTCCACTTCAGGCGGTCTATTGTGTACCCGTTGCGTATCTCCCTCTCCTTGTCCCGCCACATGGGGACGACGAAACAGCCCACGCGCTCCGAGCCGCTGGGCTTAGCCGTGACCACGGCGTAGTCGGCCTGGGCAGCCGAGCAGAAGAACTTCCTCCCGTAGATGCGCCATTCCCCGCCCTCCTGCACGGCCTCCACGAGGTTGGCGGGGACGTCGGAGCCGCCCTGGATCTCGGTGACGAACTGGGCGCCTACGGCGTACTCGCCGTCGCGGCCATCCTTCACGTGTGCGAGGATGCGCTGCGTCTCTGGTCTGTCGGCATATTTTTCCAGAAGTGCCGCCAAGCCCCACGTGCAGGCCAGCGGGCATACTATCCCCGCCTCGGAGTTCTCGCTCAAGAGAAAGATCTTCATGAAGCGGGCCCAGGGCGAGACGGCGTCCGAGAACATGCCCTCCGAGAAGACCTCCCTCTCCATGACCTCCGTCTCGTAAGGCCGCACTATGCGGTCGATGCGGTTCCCGTGTCCGTCGAAATGCTTCATGTAGGGCCGGTTCTCGGGCGTGGCCGCCCTCTCTGCGAGATCGCGCCAGCGGAAGGAGGCCTTGCGCGAGAACTCCCTGGCCTCGCGGTCCACCGCTTCTGCCTCGGGGCCCGCGAACGCGCGCAGCATCCTCTGCAGGAAAGGATCGTCCGCGTAGTAATCGACGTTCCTGCGCCACTCGAGGTAAGGGTTGAAGCTGTAGGGGTTGTTCCTGTCCGGTAGAGACATGGTGGCACCTCCTCCGCCTCGCTCCGTCGCCGACGGCTACCCCGCAACCGGGTTCCCGCGCCTCCGCGCCCGCCCGCCAAGGGCGGCGGGCGCAGGTCAGGATTTTTAAAGTTCAATTTAACTTGATATCATAAACCTAATATCCCGCACCCCTGCCTGTCAACCGTATCCCTTGCCGGTCTCCCGATCTTTTTCGAGCAGGAAAGCGCCAACCGAAACGATTCAGCATCCCTTGCCGGCTCCGCTTTTCCCTCGACCTCGTTGCGGTTTTTCGCCTCCCCGACCAACCTGGTCGCCAGGGCGGATAAGTCGAACGTTTCGGGGGTCGCCCCTTTCTTCATCCGGGTTCAGCCTGTTTTGCCGGGATGATGGTACGGCATTGTGCGGCCTCTCGATCCTTTTCGACCCCAAGGCGCCCGGCGAAACGGTAGGCTGGTGCGACCTCTGCGGGGAATATGTATTTCGACCCCCGGGCGCCCGGCGAAACGTCAACGTATCCCCTGCCGCCCGGAAGGCGCCTAGGTAATGCTTGGGCACCCACTCCGCGCGCCCCCTGTCCGCGCTGTTATCCGCGACGCGTTCTGCGGCGCGCGGTTTTACGCGCCACGTCCCTCGCTGCCTCGCCTCCCGCGGCGAGCCCGTTCCCGTCACATCCTCCGGGCCGGCGCCGTACGCGTAATTCCCGTGAAGCCGCGCGGGGACCTCCCCGCCACCCCCCGCTTCCGCCGTCCCGCTGCATCGCGCCGGCTCAGGCCCAGCGGCGCGCCCTCTCCACCGCCCGCTTCCAGCCCGCGTAGAGCTGCTCCCGGGTGGCGGCGTCCATGCGGGGCTCGAAGACCCTCTCCACCCTCCTGGTCCCCAGGATGTCGTCGGGATATCTCCAGTATCCCGCCGCCATGCCCGCCAGGTAGGCGGCCCCCAGTGCCGTGGCCTCGAGCATTTCCGGGCGCTCCACCTGCACCTCGAGGATATCCGCCAGGAACTGCATGAGGAAGTCGTTGCGGGAGGCCCCCCCGTCCGCCTTGATGGCGCGCACCTCGATGCCGGAATCCCCCTGCATGGCCTCGATGACGTCCCGGCACTGGTAGGCGATGGACTCCAGGGTAGCCCTCACCACCTGCTCGCGGGTGGTGGCCCGCGTGAGGCCGATCACCGTGCCCCGCGCGTAGGGGTCCCAGTAAGGGGCGGTGAGCCCGGTGAAGGCGGGGACCACGTAGACTCCGCCGCAGTCGGAGCAGGACTCCGCCAGCTCCTGCGACTCCGCGGCCTCCCTGATTATCTGCAGGTTGTCCCGCAGCCACTGCACGGAGGAGCCCGCGCTGGAGATGATCCCCTCTATCATGTAGGTGGTCTTTCCCCCTATCCTCCAGGCGATGAGGGGGGTGAGCCTGTGCACCGAGGCCATGGGCTCCTCGCCCGTGTTCATGTCGATGAAGGACCCCGTCCCGTTGGTGCACTTCACGCTCCCCGGCTCGAAGCAGGCCTCGCCGAAGAGGGCGGCCTGCTGGTCCGCCACCACGCTGCGGATGGGGATGGGTTCTCCGAAGGCCTCGGTGACCCCGAAGTCGCCGCTGGTCTCCCGTATCTCCGGCAGGCGCAACCCGCCCGGCAGCCCGAAGGGCTTGAGGAGGAGCGGGCTCCAGCGCATGCCGAAGGGGTCATACATGCCGGTGGCGCTCACGTTGGAGTAGTCGGTGGCGTGCACCGCTCCCCGCGTGTACTTCCACACCAGCCAGGAATCCACGGTTCCGAAGAGCAGTTCACCCGCCTCCGCCCTGCGCGCCGCCCCCTCCACGTTGTCCAGGATCCAGCGGGCGTGGGCGGAGGACTGGGCGGGGGTCACGGTGAAGTGCGCCGCGGTGATGAGCAGCTTCCCCAGGCGGTTGCGCCGAAGGCCCTCGCCGAGGACGGCGATTCTCTGGTAAATATTGCCAAGCAGGTGCAGGAAGCGGAACAGCGGGCTGCGGTTGATCTTCTCGCACGTGTCGGACATGCGCGTGTCCTGCCAGGTGATGGCGTTGTACACCGGTTCCCCGCTCGCGCGGTCCCAGAGGAGGCTGGTGGCGCGCTGCGTGGCGATGCCCATGGCCGCGATGCGCGACGGCTCCACGCCCGCCTCCCTCAGGGTCTCCCGCGTCACCTCCACGCACTTCTCGAAGAGAAGGATGGGGTCCTGCTCCGTCCAGCCGGGCCTGGGGAACAACTGCGGGATCTCCGCGTAGGTCTCGTGGAGGATGTTCGCGTCTCGATCGAACAGGGCCGCCCGCACCCCCGTGGTCCCCACGTCGTTCACCAGGATATAGCGATCGTCCATTGGCAGCCCCCTCACTGCATCACATCCTGCAAGTCAAATAATACCATGACCCTGCCCTCGAGGCTTTCGGCATCGCGGCCGCAACGCAGCGACGCCCTTCTCCGGCAAGCTGTCGTCCTCCCGCGCTTTATGGAGGTTCGCGCGCGAGAGAGTGAGCGAGCGAGTGAATGTCCATCCCCCGGCCCGCAAGCAGTGATATGAAACCCACCTGCGGGGGACGGGTGCGGCGAAGACCCGGCGGGGAGATCGGCAGTGGTCCGCGGCGCACTCCATCCCCGCCCCTCACCCCCATTACCCGGCCCCCTCCCCGCAGGCATTGCGGACTTGTACCCATCAAGCCCGGAGAACCATGGGGTCGGTCGCGGCGAGGACGCCTTTCCCAAGTTTTCGGGACTGCGGGTAAGGCACGGGGCGCCGAGCGAGACCGTTACCCCAAGGCTCCGGCCCGGAAGAAGGATTTGCACCCAACCAGGCCGGGAACGACCGAGTTGGTCGCATCTGAGCCCGCGAAGCGAGACCGTCACTCGGCGGCCCGGCCCGGAAGAAGGAGGGAAAAGGGTCAGGGGAGGGGGCGAAGCCCTCTCCCCTGGGTTCACCTAAACCGCAGCATATAGCGCCTGGCCCGAGGCGTTGCGTTTAGGTCGTATCGCCCAGCGCCATCTTCAAGAGCTCGATGAGGTGGTGGTTTTCCAGCCCCGCCGCCGTCGCCGTCTTGCGCAGGTTGAGCACGCACAAGGGGCAGAGGTAGGCCATGGCCTGCGCCCCGTGCTGCACGGCGTCATCGACGTTGCGCCTCCTTATCTCCATGGCCTTCTCCCGGTCGCGCGGCACCATGGGTGACCCGCAGCACATGGCGTGCCTCCGGTCGAACTTCCTCTCCACCCTCTCCACCCCGATGAGGTTGAAGAGCTCGTCCAGCCACTCGTCCTTCCAGGGGGTGTAGCGGGAGGCGCAGGGCTGCTGGTAGGCGACCTTCAACCCCAGGGGCCTTATCTCGTCGCGGCGCTCCCTGGCGCGTTCCAGCAGGTACTCGATGATGTGCACGGGGCGGAAGGGGACCTCCACGCCGTAATCCTTGACCATGGCCGCCAGAAGGGCGTAGCAGTCGTCGTGGTAGAGGACTATCTCCCGCGCGCCGCTCTCGGCCAGGCTGTCCACCACCCTCCGGGCGCCATCGCGCACCGGCGAGTGGTATCCGAGATGCACCCATCCCACGTTGCAGAAGTACCTGCCCCCTTTGAGGAAGGTGCACCCCGCGAAGAGGGGCCCCTCGAACAGCCCCGGTATCAGGTCTCCCACGCTGCAGAGCGAGAGCACCGGCCGGTCGGGTTCGCCCTCCACCACCTCGCTCGGGGCGTTGGGCAGGTTGCGAAAGAGCTGCGTGTTCTCCTCCGGGATGTTCAGCACTCCCGTTTCCTCCTGGCGCTCCAGGATGAGGTCGAAGGGATTGGCGCCCTTCTCGCAGAACTGGTTGCATGCCACGCAGGTGACGCACTCGCTCACGATCTCGGGCGTCTCCCCCTCCTTGAGGCGGCGGAACTGCTCGATGGACTGCTCGCGGTCGTAATCCATGTAGGGACATTTGAGGATGCAGTCGCCGCACAGGTTGCAGAGCTCCTCGTGAAACATCTTTCCCTCCTTGCTCCGGTCGACCGGCCTCGAGCGGGAACACCGCGACAACCATGCTATCACAACAGCGGCAGGCCCGGCGGCGTGTCCGGTTTAACCCGCTCCGCGCGGGGGTAATATCGGTATATGCCGTATATATTTTATGATGCCTATTCAGTTTTACTTGTTTTGCATATATTATTAGGAGGCGGTGGCGCCGGCGGCGCGCCGCAAGGCGGGAAAGGCGGCACGATTTGGGGGATCCAGCGAGGTGAAACGAAGGAGGGATAGTCATGGCTCTGACCTACGGCACGGATGAATGGGAACAGGCCTACCAGGAACTGGTCAAGGAGAGGCAAGCGGCCTCCTCCCCACCCTACATCATGGGCACCCCGGAATGGGTGGACCAGTACGAGAAGGCGGTGCAGAACGACGCCGCCTACAAGGAGGCGGCCAAGGACTGGGAGGGCTCGGTGGTCATCAAGGTCCTGGCCAAGCCGGAGGTGGGCCTGGACAAGGACCTCTACATCTTCATGGACCTCTGGCACGGCGACTGCCGCTCCATGCGCATCGTCCCCCCCGAGGCCGGCGAGGCCGGCGACTTCGTCATCACCGGCGAGTACGAGCGCTGGAAGTCGGTCATAAAGAAGGAGCTGGACACGGTCAAGGGCATGATGCAGGGAAAGCTCAAGCTGAAGGGGGACCTCCCCACCATCGTGCGGGCGGTCAAGGCGGCCACCAGGCTGGTGGAGCTCTCCGCCGAAACCAACCCTCGCTTCCCCGACGAGTTGAGCGCGGAGGAGGTCGAGAGCCTGCGTGAGCTCCTGAAGACGGCCGGGGAGAAGTTCGGCATCTGAGCCCTTCGCTGCTCAGGGACGGCGCGCGGGTCCCCGGCGGCGCTTCCCCGGGGACCCGCGCGGACTGCGCGGCGGGAGGAGGCGGGTCGGCTCCAGGCGCGAGCGGCGATATCGCGAGGGCGGACGTTTTCCGCCCTCGGGCGGCGACTTTACGTATAGGCATCGAGGCAGACCTGGCGGCCCCTACACCGGCCCCGGGGCGGCGCTGAGAAGAAGCGGCCTTTCGACCGCACCGAAAGAGGCTCGCAGGAGGTGTTCCGGACTCACGGGAGGTGGTATGCATGGCCTACGACAAGGACCTCGCCTTTATCTACAGGAACTACACGCGCATCGTCTTCGGCATCAACACCGTCAACGACGTCGGGTCCGAGGTGGATTACCTCAAGTGCTCCCGGGCCTTCATCGTGACGGACAAGGGGGTAAAGGAAGCCGGACTGGTGGAGAAGGTGGAGAAGGGGCTGGGGAGCCGCCTCGTGGGCATGTTCGACGAGTGCCCCCAGGACTCGGGATTCCACATAGCAAGCCAGGCGGCGGAGATGGCGCGCGCGGCGGGCGCCGACTGCCTGGTGAGCGTGGGGGGCGGCAGCTGCATCGACACCGCAAAAGGTGCGGCCATCCTGCTCAAGGAGGGCGGCGACCTGCATGACTACTCCGGGTACCAGCTTCTCACCCGCCCCCAGACCCCACACATCGCCATCCCCACCACCGCCGGGACGGGGAGCGAGGTGACCTACTTCTACGTCATCAAGGACTGGGACAGGAACATCAAGATCGAGTACGGGGACGATTACATCATCCCCAACACCGCCATCCTGGACCCGGTGATGACGCAGGGGCTCCCGCCCATGCTCACCGCCACCACCGGCATGGACGCCCTCACCCACGCCATCGAGGCCATACACGCCACCCCGGCGGAGCCCATATCGGACACCATGGCCTTCGGGGCCATCCGCCTCATCATGGAGTATCTCCCCCGCTGCGTGGAGAACGGGGACGATCTCTTCGCCCGGGGGCAGCAGCAGATCGCGGCCACCATGGCCGGCGTGGCGTTCGGCAACGCCCAGGTGGGGCTGGTGCACGGCATCGCCCACACGGTGGGAGCCGTCTGCGGCGTCCCCCACGGGCTGGCCAACAGCATCCTTTTGCCGCACGTCATGAAGTACAACCTCGACGAGTGCGCGGACCGCTACGCCCTCGTCGCCGAGGCCATGGGGGTAAAGGAGAAGGGCATGAGCGACGAGGAGGCGGCGGAGGCCGCGACCGCCGCGGTGTGGGAGCTGACCAAGAGGATGGGGGTGCCACAGACGCTGCGCGAGGTAAACGTCCCCGAGGAGATGCTCCCCGAGATAGCGGACCTCACGTTGGGCACCGGACCGGTGGTCTTCAACCCCAAGATGATCTTCGAGGCCGAGCAGGTGCTCGAGGTCTTGAAGAACGCCTACTGAGGGGCTTGGGGAAGGGCGCCGGGCGCGGGAAGCGAGTGCCTTTCACGACGGTGCGGCGCAGCGGTACAGCCCGCGATACGGCAGGGCTCCGTAAGAAGGAATATCGTCCCTGAAAGGATGGGGCTTTTAGGAGGAAAGGAGGAGACATGGCCGACATCAGCCTGGGAACGGGCGCGGAGGAGGTCCCCCTGGCGGGGATGCTCGCGGACATGCTCAAGGCGAACCTGGAGAAGCCGGAGAAGCTGAATGACTTCAACAAGTTGAAGGCGCGTGTGCTCATCCACGCCGAGGACGCCGAGGCCAAGATCACCATGGACTTCGACCGCGGCAGGCTTGTGGTCTACGGCGGCGAGGTGGGCAAGCCGAACATATCCATCTCCACCGACGCCGCCACCCTTCTGGACCTGGCCAACATCAAGATCAAGTTCGGGCTGCCCTGGTATTTCGACGAGACCGGCCTGGGCGTGGTGAAGAAGCTGCTGAAGAGGGAGCTGAAGATCAAGGGCATGTTCACCCACCTGGGAGCCCTTACCAGGCTCACCAAGGTCATGTCGCTGAACTGACCGCTTCCACCGCGCCATGTCAGGCAATCCCGGGGGCATGAGCCCATGGCGCGGAGCGCACATTCCCCCGCGAGAGCCGGCGAGGGAAGGCGAAAGGAAGGCGGAGGGGGGTTGCTGCCCAGCCCGAACAAACCATGGCGCGATGTGCGGATCTCCTTTCGGCGGGAGTTCTCGCCTCGGGGTCAGACCGGGACATGTGCCCCGAGGACGACGAGCAAGTCACGTCCCCCGGAACGACAGCGGTAATTAAAGCGAGGTGATACTGATGGCATACGGCAACATGGGCAAGGTGGCGGAGGTGGACCTCACATCCGGCACGGTAAGCGAGATAGAGCTGGACGAGCAGATCTACCGCGACTACATAGGCGGGGCCGGCCTGGCGGCCAAGCTCCTCTACGACCGCGGGAACCTGGACGCCGCGCCCCTGGACCCGGACAACCTCCTCATCTTCGCCACCGGCCCTCTCACCGGGATCGGCTTCTCCGGTTCCAGCCGCCTCTCGGTGGGAGCGCGCTCCCCCCTGACGGGCATCTGGGGACAGGCCTCGTGCGGGGGTAACTTCGGCCCCGAGCTGAAGCGCTGCGGCTACGACGCCCTCATCCTCAAGGGGAAGGCGGATAGGCCAGTCTACCTGCTGCTGGGCAACGACAGCGTGGAGATCGCGCCCGCCGAAGACCTGTGGGGAAAGGACGTCTACGAGACCACCGACATCCTCAAGGAAAGGCACGGCAAGCAGTGCAAGGTCCTCGCGGTCGGGCCAGCCGCCGAGAACGGGGTCCCCTTCGGGAGCATCACCAACGACTACGGGCATCACTTCGGCCGCTCCGGCATGGGCACGGTGATGGCCTCCAAGAACGTCAAGGCCGTCGCCGCCCAGGGCGACAGGAAGATGGAGTACGCCGACCCCGAGAAGGTCAAGGCCATGCAGGAGGAGCACCGCGAGCTGGTGAAGGACAGCATCTTCTGTAGCGCCATCTCCGCCTTCGGCACCGGCGCCAACATGGAGGCCAAGATGTACGAAGGCGACGTGCCCACCCGCAACTGGGGGCAGGGCCTGTGGGAGGAGGGGGCGGAGAAACTCTCCGGCATCGCCCTCGCCGACAGCTTCATAGTGGACCACGCCAGCTGCCGGGGATGCGCGGTGCGCTGCAAGCCCGTGGTGGAGGTGAAGGAGGGGCCCTACGCCATGGGACCCGGCCCGGGACCCGAGTACGAGACGCAGGCCTCCTTCGGCACCATGATCATGAACGACAACCTGGCAGCACTGTGCAAGATCAACGACTTCTGCAACCGCATGGGCATGGACACCATCACCTGCGGTGCCACCGTCGCCTGGGCCATGGACTGCTTCGAGGCGGGCATCCTCAAGCCCGAGGACTACGACGGCGTGGAGCTCAAGTGGGGTGACGTGGACGCCGTCATCGACCTCCTCCCCAAGATCGTCACAAGGGAGGGAAAGCTGGGGGCCCTGCTGGCCAAGGGTTCACGGGCGGCCGCGGAAGAGATCGGAGGAGGGGCGGACGCCTTCCTCACCGACTCCAAGGGACTGGAAGCCCCCATGCACGACCCCCGCTGCAACTGGGGGGATGGCCTCGCCTATGCCGTTTCCATCCGGGGCGCCTGCCACGTATCCAACCTCACCTTCCTCCTTGAGTGGGGGGCCATCGAGTATCCCGAGATAGGGCTGGACAAGAACTACCAGCCGCAATCGGCAGAGTACAAGGCGGAGGCCGTGGCCCTTACCGCGGACCTGGGTTGCATCATGAACTCCGCCTGCTGGTGCGAGTTCCCGGGCACCATCTACTCGGTCACGCAGTGGGCGGAGCTCTTCAACGCCGTTGCCGGGTACGGCTGGGACGTGGAGAAGATGATGGAGGCGGGAGCCCGGGTATGGTTCCTGCAGCGATGCCTGGGCCACATCTGGGGCGCCACGGGAGCCGACGACCGCATCGGCAAGCGCATCATGACCCCCGTGGAGGACGGGGGCATCGCGGGGTCCGTCCCGGACATGGACACCATGCTGCGCGAGTTCTACGAGTACCGCGGCATGACGCCGGACGGCATGCCCACCCGCGAGACGCTGGAGAAGTACGGGCTGGGCTACCTGGCCGACCGCCTCAACCTCTGACATATCCCGGGGTCAGGCCGCGGCCATGTACGTGGCATAGGGCAAGGGAGGGCTCGCCCCTCCCTTTACCCTTTCCCTTTCTTCTTCCGGCGGCCGAGCCGCCGAGTAGCGGTCTTGCGTGCAGGCTCGCTGCGGCCGACCCGGTCTTTTCCAGCCCTGCGGGCGCGGATCTGCCCTTCGCGCCGGCCGTTCCTTACGCGCAGACGGCCACGGGTGACGGCGCCGGGGAAAAGTATTAAAATATTAACGCTTGCTTAATACATCGCGGAACGCCCCCGCGGCGCGCGGCGGAATGTACGGCCCGTCGGCTCTTGCGATAATCCTGCGCGCGATGCACGGGACGAACGGGCCTCCGCCGGAACCACCTCCGGCGGGAGACCCCGCCGGCACGGAGGCACGGACTTCGCACTGCTGCCGGGAGCGTGCGCGGGATCCGCACAAGGGACCACGCGGGATCAGCGCGCGAGACGCGGGGAAGGCGAGGGGGTGATGGATGTCGGGAACATGCGGACAACCTGAGCAGAGGCCCGTCACGCGTGAGGGAGGTGAGGTTATGAGCGACTGGAAAAAGGACGTACAGGTCCTGGTACATGAGGGGAAGATAAGCGTCCCCTACTCCTGGACGGTGGGGAGCACCCTCAGCCGCTTCTACTGCGAGCTGCGCGACAACGGCAAGATATGGGCCAACCGCTGTCCCTCCTGCGGTGCGGTCTTCGTTCCCCCCAAGGCCAAGTGCATCCACTGTTACGGGGAACCCCACGACTGGGTTGAGCTCCCGGGCACCGGCACGGTTGAGAGCTACACCATCGTGCGCTACGAGGAACCCGCCCTCCATCCACGACAGGCGCCCTTCGTCTACGGCCTGGTGCGCATGGACGGAGCCGACACCTGCCTGCTCCACTTCATCGGCGAGGTCGAGCCGGAGAAGGTGAAGGTGGGCATGCGCGTGGAGGCGGTGCTCGAGGAGGAGCGCGAGGGCAACATCCTCGACATCAGGCACTTCCGGCCCCTGGGTTGAGGAAGCGGGGTGATTTTCATGGAAAAAGTTGCCATCATCGGCGTGGCCCAGACCAAGTACGAGCAGGGAAAGCCGGAGACCTTCGCGGAACTCGTCTACGACGTCACGAGGCGGGCGCTGGAGGACGCGGGCATAACCCGCGACGAGGTGGACAACGTGGTCTCCGTTTCCAGCGACTTCTGGGACGGGCGCACCATCTCCAGCATGGCCATATCCGACGCCTCGGGGGCCTTCGGCAAGGACATCACCACCGTGGAGGGGGACGGCACCTTCGGCGCCCTCTACGGGATGATGCGCATCCTCTCCGGCAGCTTCGGCGTGACCCTGGTGTGCGCCCACCACAAGGGCACGGAGAGCAACATGAACGGCATCACCAACTGCGCCTTCGATCCCCTGGTGGAGAGGAAGCTGGGCATCGACGCCGTCTCCTCGGCGGCCCTGCAGGCGCGGCGCTACATGACCAAGTACGCCCTCAAGGAGGAACAGT
Protein-coding regions in this window:
- a CDS encoding aldehyde ferredoxin oxidoreductase family protein; amino-acid sequence: MAYGNMGKVAEVDLTSGTVSEIELDEQIYRDYIGGAGLAAKLLYDRGNLDAAPLDPDNLLIFATGPLTGIGFSGSSRLSVGARSPLTGIWGQASCGGNFGPELKRCGYDALILKGKADRPVYLLLGNDSVEIAPAEDLWGKDVYETTDILKERHGKQCKVLAVGPAAENGVPFGSITNDYGHHFGRSGMGTVMASKNVKAVAAQGDRKMEYADPEKVKAMQEEHRELVKDSIFCSAISAFGTGANMEAKMYEGDVPTRNWGQGLWEEGAEKLSGIALADSFIVDHASCRGCAVRCKPVVEVKEGPYAMGPGPGPEYETQASFGTMIMNDNLAALCKINDFCNRMGMDTITCGATVAWAMDCFEAGILKPEDYDGVELKWGDVDAVIDLLPKIVTREGKLGALLAKGSRAAAEEIGGGADAFLTDSKGLEAPMHDPRCNWGDGLAYAVSIRGACHVSNLTFLLEWGAIEYPEIGLDKNYQPQSAEYKAEAVALTADLGCIMNSACWCEFPGTIYSVTQWAELFNAVAGYGWDVEKMMEAGARVWFLQRCLGHIWGATGADDRIGKRIMTPVEDGGIAGSVPDMDTMLREFYEYRGMTPDGMPTRETLEKYGLGYLADRLNL
- a CDS encoding Zn-ribbon domain-containing OB-fold protein, coding for MSDWKKDVQVLVHEGKISVPYSWTVGSTLSRFYCELRDNGKIWANRCPSCGAVFVPPKAKCIHCYGEPHDWVELPGTGTVESYTIVRYEEPALHPRQAPFVYGLVRMDGADTCLLHFIGEVEPEKVKVGMRVEAVLEEEREGNILDIRHFRPLG